A stretch of Streptomyces vietnamensis DNA encodes these proteins:
- a CDS encoding MarR family winged helix-turn-helix transcriptional regulator has protein sequence MSGTDPVCTAPSAGPQPSGACAGTVSHTLAWVARLHRIAMGRRLRDLGLYPGQELMMMRLWDCGAVRQSELIHSLGLDPSTVTKMLQRMEQCGYVRRSPDPADRRAVLVEATEQGLALRAGVEGAWADLEESTLAGLAPAERTELARLLGLVGENLTKETDEEGGCTSGAGAVC, from the coding sequence ATGTCAGGAACCGACCCCGTCTGTACCGCCCCGTCCGCGGGGCCGCAGCCCTCCGGCGCCTGCGCCGGGACCGTCAGCCACACCCTCGCGTGGGTCGCGCGGCTCCACCGGATCGCCATGGGGCGGCGGCTGCGGGACCTCGGCCTCTACCCGGGCCAGGAGCTGATGATGATGCGCCTGTGGGACTGCGGGGCGGTCCGCCAGTCGGAGCTCATCCACTCGCTCGGCCTGGACCCCTCCACGGTGACGAAGATGCTCCAGCGCATGGAGCAGTGCGGATACGTCCGCCGCAGCCCGGACCCGGCCGACCGGCGCGCGGTCCTGGTCGAGGCGACGGAGCAGGGCCTCGCCCTGCGCGCCGGGGTCGAGGGCGCCTGGGCGGACCTGGAGGAGAGCACCCTGGCCGGGCTCGCCCCGGCCGAACGGACGGAGCTCGCCCGGCTGCTCGGCCTCGTCGGCGAGAACCTGACGAAGGAGACGGACGAGGAGGGCGGCTGCACGTCGGGGGCGGGGGCGGTCTGCTGA
- a CDS encoding GlxA family transcriptional regulator — protein sequence MPSKPSSPGASGASPASRVRRVAVIAAPPVSMFNLAIPEMLFGKVEIDGRPGYETVICAPDPGPVTTTGGLDLIVPHGLEAVEGADTVILAGSGAYEDPDPRVLDVLRASADGGKRIASICTGAFALAEAGLLDGRAATTYWAYRPLLAARHPAVDLQDDVLFVQDGPVLTSSGYAAGIDLCLHVIRTDHGAAVANAVARLALVAPVRPGGQTQFTQTPLPPERGVSFADTRAWAMEHLDEPLGLTDLARHAGVSVRTLSRRFHAETGVSPLQWLLHQRVERAKELLETTSLPMDQLARASGLGTADSLRQHLLRRTGLTPSAYRASFNRLTGAGTA from the coding sequence ATGCCGTCGAAGCCGTCCTCGCCCGGCGCGTCCGGAGCGTCCCCCGCCTCCCGGGTGCGGCGCGTCGCCGTGATCGCCGCCCCGCCCGTCTCGATGTTCAACCTGGCCATCCCGGAGATGCTCTTCGGCAAGGTCGAGATCGACGGCCGACCCGGGTACGAGACGGTCATCTGCGCCCCCGACCCCGGGCCCGTCACCACCACCGGCGGCCTCGACTTGATCGTCCCGCACGGACTCGAAGCCGTCGAGGGGGCCGACACCGTGATCCTGGCCGGCAGCGGCGCGTACGAGGATCCCGATCCGCGCGTCCTCGACGTCCTGCGCGCCTCCGCCGACGGGGGCAAGCGGATCGCCTCCATCTGCACCGGCGCCTTCGCGCTCGCCGAGGCCGGACTGCTCGACGGCCGGGCGGCGACGACGTACTGGGCGTACCGGCCGCTGCTCGCCGCCCGGCACCCGGCCGTCGACCTCCAGGACGACGTCCTCTTCGTCCAGGACGGTCCCGTGCTCACCTCCTCCGGATACGCGGCGGGCATCGACCTCTGCCTGCACGTCATCCGCACCGACCACGGCGCCGCCGTCGCCAACGCCGTCGCCCGGCTCGCGCTCGTCGCGCCCGTCCGGCCCGGCGGCCAGACCCAGTTCACCCAGACCCCGCTGCCGCCCGAGCGAGGGGTCTCCTTCGCCGACACGCGCGCGTGGGCGATGGAGCACCTCGACGAACCCCTCGGCCTCACCGACCTCGCCCGGCACGCCGGGGTGTCCGTCCGCACCCTCTCCCGCCGCTTCCACGCCGAGACCGGCGTCAGCCCGCTCCAATGGCTGCTCCACCAGCGCGTCGAGCGGGCGAAGGAACTCCTGGAGACCACCTCCCTCCCCATGGACCAGCTGGCCCGCGCGAGCGGCCTCGGCACGGCGGACTCCCTCCGTCAGCACCTGCTGCGCCGCACCGGCCTCACCCCGAGCGCCTACCGGGCCTCCTTCAACCGCCTGACGGGCGCGGGCACGGCCTGA
- a CDS encoding DsbA family oxidoreductase: MRVEIWSDIACPWCYIGKARFEKGLAAFAHRDDVEVVHRSFELDPHRAKGDTGPVLEMLAKKYGRTLDEARAMEAHVASNAHSEGLAYLTDGRDHGNTFDIHRLLHLAKERGRQSELLDLAYRANFAEERSVFDAETLVALGVEAGLDEAEVRAVLADETAYAEAVREDEREAAELGANGVPFFVLDRRYGVSGGQPAEVFTQALEQAWQGRVLQPVGTDAEVCGPDGACEVPQA; encoded by the coding sequence ATGCGCGTCGAGATCTGGAGCGACATCGCCTGCCCCTGGTGCTACATCGGCAAGGCCCGCTTCGAGAAGGGGCTCGCGGCCTTCGCCCACCGCGACGACGTCGAGGTCGTGCACCGCTCCTTCGAGCTCGACCCGCACCGCGCCAAGGGCGACACCGGTCCGGTCCTGGAGATGCTGGCGAAGAAGTACGGCCGCACCCTCGACGAGGCCCGCGCCATGGAGGCGCACGTCGCGTCGAACGCGCACTCCGAGGGCCTCGCGTACCTCACCGACGGCCGCGACCACGGCAACACCTTCGACATCCACCGGCTGCTTCACCTCGCCAAGGAGCGCGGCCGCCAGAGCGAGCTCCTGGACCTGGCCTACCGGGCCAACTTCGCCGAGGAGCGCTCCGTCTTCGACGCCGAGACCCTGGTGGCGCTCGGCGTGGAGGCCGGTCTCGACGAGGCCGAGGTCCGGGCCGTCCTCGCCGACGAGACCGCCTACGCCGAGGCCGTACGGGAGGACGAGCGCGAGGCCGCCGAACTCGGCGCCAACGGCGTGCCGTTCTTCGTCCTCGACCGCCGCTACGGCGTCTCCGGCGGCCAGCCCGCCGAGGTCTTCACCCAGGCCCTGGAGCAGGCCTGGCAGGGCCGCGTCCTCCAGCCGGTCGGCACCGACGCGGAGGTCTGCGGCCCGGACGGCGCCTGCGAGGTCCCGCAGGCCTGA
- a CDS encoding alkene reductase, translating to MTTAFDPIDLAGTRLANRIAMAPMTRSRANGEDGTPSAIVAEYYAQRASAGLIITEGIQPVPEGQGYPNTPGLHSREQIAAWREVTTAVHERGGRIFAQLMHSGRIGHPDILDGDLHPVGPSPIAAAGQVYTHEGPKDYVAPRELTGDQVHEAIAGFASAARNAVEAGFDGVEIHGANGYLIQQFLASGSNHRTDEWGGPVENRIRFAVEVVKAVAAEIGPERTGLRISPANTLNDISETDTDELYTRLVTAIEPVGIAYLHVLETGPERRPLVLDLRKRFAGTFILNPATGADPTGAESLALIEDGTTDLVAYGRLFIANPDLPARLKTDGPYASPNPATMYAGGPEGYIDYPAL from the coding sequence GTGACCACTGCATTCGACCCGATCGACCTCGCCGGAACCCGCCTCGCCAACCGCATCGCGATGGCCCCCATGACCCGCAGCCGCGCCAACGGCGAGGACGGCACCCCGTCGGCGATCGTCGCCGAGTACTACGCCCAGCGCGCCTCCGCCGGCCTGATCATCACCGAAGGCATCCAGCCCGTCCCCGAGGGCCAGGGCTACCCCAACACCCCCGGCCTCCACAGCCGCGAGCAGATCGCCGCCTGGCGCGAGGTCACCACCGCCGTCCACGAGCGCGGCGGCCGGATCTTCGCCCAGCTCATGCACTCCGGCCGGATCGGCCACCCCGACATCCTCGACGGCGACCTCCACCCCGTCGGCCCCTCGCCGATCGCCGCCGCCGGCCAGGTCTACACGCACGAGGGCCCCAAGGACTACGTCGCCCCGCGCGAGCTCACCGGCGACCAGGTGCACGAGGCGATCGCCGGCTTCGCCTCCGCCGCCCGCAACGCCGTCGAGGCCGGCTTCGACGGCGTCGAGATCCACGGCGCCAACGGCTACCTGATCCAGCAGTTCCTCGCCTCCGGCTCCAACCACCGCACCGACGAGTGGGGCGGCCCGGTCGAGAACCGCATCCGCTTCGCCGTCGAGGTCGTCAAGGCCGTCGCCGCCGAGATCGGCCCCGAGCGCACCGGCCTGCGCATCTCCCCGGCCAACACCCTCAACGACATCAGCGAGACCGACACCGACGAGCTCTACACCCGGCTCGTCACCGCGATCGAGCCCGTCGGCATCGCCTACCTCCACGTCCTGGAGACCGGCCCCGAGCGCCGCCCGCTCGTCCTCGACCTGCGCAAGCGGTTCGCCGGCACCTTCATCCTCAACCCGGCCACCGGCGCCGACCCGACCGGCGCCGAGTCCCTCGCCCTGATCGAGGACGGCACCACCGACCTCGTCGCGTACGGCAGGCTCTTCATCGCCAACCCCGACCTGCCCGCCCGCCTGAAGACCGACGGCCCCTACGCCTCCCCGAACCCCGCCACCATGTACGCCGGCGGCCCCGAGGGCTACATCGACTACCCCGCGCTCTGA
- a CDS encoding amidohydrolase family protein, giving the protein MSDHEVLHVKGRVLVGPEDVRDELWCVDGRITFERPAAEAVTVEGWVLPGLVDAHCHVGLDRHGPVDEATSEKQALTDRDAGTLLIRDAGSPSDTRWIDEREDLPKVIRAGRHIARTRRYIRNYAHEIEPADLVAYVGREARRGDGWVKLVGDWIDREAGDLTACWPRAEVEAAIAEAHRLGARVTAHCFAEDSLRDLVEAGIDCIEHATGLTEETIPLFAERGVAIVPTLVNIATFPHLADGGQEKFPRWSAHMRRLHERRYDTVRAAFDAGVPVFVGTDAGGSLAHGLVAEEVEELTKAGIPPIDALAATAWGARAWLGRPSLEEGAPADLVVYGEDPRADVRVLAAPRRIVVNGRVVG; this is encoded by the coding sequence ATGAGCGATCACGAGGTGCTGCACGTGAAGGGGCGGGTGCTCGTCGGCCCGGAGGACGTACGCGACGAACTGTGGTGCGTCGACGGCCGGATCACCTTCGAGCGGCCCGCCGCCGAGGCCGTGACCGTGGAGGGCTGGGTGCTCCCCGGCCTCGTCGACGCCCACTGCCACGTGGGACTCGACCGGCACGGCCCCGTCGACGAGGCCACCAGCGAGAAGCAGGCCCTCACCGACCGGGACGCCGGGACGCTCCTCATCCGGGACGCGGGCTCGCCCTCCGACACCCGCTGGATCGACGAGCGCGAGGACCTCCCGAAGGTCATCCGGGCGGGCCGGCACATCGCCCGCACCCGCCGTTACATCCGTAACTACGCCCACGAGATCGAGCCCGCCGACCTCGTGGCGTACGTCGGCCGCGAGGCCCGCCGCGGCGACGGCTGGGTCAAGCTCGTCGGCGACTGGATCGACCGGGAGGCGGGCGACCTCACGGCCTGCTGGCCGCGCGCCGAGGTCGAGGCGGCCATCGCGGAGGCGCACCGGCTCGGCGCCCGGGTCACCGCCCACTGCTTCGCCGAGGACTCGCTCCGGGACCTCGTCGAGGCCGGCATCGACTGCATCGAGCACGCCACCGGGCTCACCGAGGAGACGATCCCGCTCTTCGCGGAGCGGGGCGTCGCCATCGTCCCGACCCTCGTCAACATCGCGACCTTCCCGCACCTCGCCGACGGCGGGCAGGAGAAGTTCCCCCGCTGGTCGGCCCATATGCGCCGGCTCCACGAGCGCCGGTACGACACCGTCCGCGCCGCCTTCGACGCGGGCGTGCCCGTCTTCGTCGGCACCGATGCGGGCGGCTCCCTCGCCCACGGCCTGGTCGCCGAGGAGGTCGAGGAGCTGACGAAGGCCGGGATCCCGCCGATCGACGCGCTCGCGGCCACCGCCTGGGGGGCCAGGGCCTGGCTGGGCCGCCCCTCCCTGGAGGAGGGCGCCCCGGCCGACCTCGTCGTCTACGGCGAGGACCCGCGCGCGGACGTCCGCGTCCTCGCGGCACCGCGCCGGATCGTCGTCAACGGCAGGGTCGTGGGCTGA
- a CDS encoding MFS transporter yields MSSTALSKAPVVRRESPGSSPGPALAAAMLGFALITLDTSVVNVALPAIGADLRAGMTGLQWVVDSYTLAFAALLLSSGALADRVGASRAYGAGVVVFALASAACGLAPGLPGLLAARTVQGAAAAVMLPASLALVREAYGDPARRARAVSLWAAGGTVAVALGPVAGGALTTAWSWRGIFFINLPLGLLALVLLTRVARSERRPAPLDLPGQLTAMTALGALTFAAIEGGTEAWWALGVAVVSFAAFLLIEARRRHPMVPLGLFRNTTVAVAVAAGSANSVAFYGMVFVFGLFFQQVLGLSALGAGLMFLPMTGLLAGVNVLSARVAGRYGARLPIVVGQTVAVAGLLGLLTVDADSSRVAQALLLVPLALGAGFSLPPLIAAMMEAVPAERAGTAAGLLNAIRQTAGALAIAVFGSLAAQDMASALRTSLLISAGLLAVTTLVSLRLPRRRTR; encoded by the coding sequence ATGTCCTCAACAGCCCTCTCCAAGGCCCCCGTTGTCCGTCGCGAATCCCCCGGCTCCTCCCCCGGCCCCGCCCTCGCCGCCGCCATGCTCGGCTTCGCCCTCATCACCCTCGACACCTCCGTCGTGAACGTCGCCCTGCCCGCGATCGGCGCCGACCTGCGGGCCGGGATGACGGGCCTGCAGTGGGTGGTCGACTCGTACACGCTCGCCTTCGCCGCGCTGCTGCTCTCCAGCGGAGCCCTCGCCGACCGGGTCGGGGCGAGCCGGGCGTACGGGGCGGGGGTCGTCGTCTTCGCCCTCGCCTCGGCCGCCTGCGGGCTGGCCCCCGGCCTCCCCGGACTCCTGGCGGCCCGGACGGTGCAGGGCGCGGCGGCGGCCGTGATGCTGCCGGCCTCCCTCGCCCTCGTACGGGAGGCGTACGGCGATCCGGCGCGGCGGGCCCGTGCGGTGTCGCTGTGGGCGGCGGGCGGCACGGTCGCGGTGGCGCTCGGCCCGGTCGCGGGCGGGGCGCTGACCACGGCCTGGAGCTGGCGCGGGATCTTCTTCATCAACCTGCCCCTCGGGCTCCTCGCGCTCGTCCTGCTGACCCGGGTCGCCCGCTCGGAGCGCCGGCCGGCCCCGCTGGACCTGCCGGGGCAGCTGACGGCGATGACGGCGCTCGGGGCGCTGACCTTCGCCGCGATCGAGGGCGGCACGGAGGCCTGGTGGGCGCTGGGGGTCGCGGTGGTCTCCTTCGCCGCGTTCCTGCTGATCGAGGCGCGGCGGCGGCATCCGATGGTCCCGCTCGGGCTGTTCCGTAACACGACGGTCGCGGTGGCGGTGGCGGCCGGTTCGGCGAACAGCGTGGCCTTCTACGGCATGGTCTTCGTGTTCGGCCTCTTCTTCCAGCAGGTCCTCGGGCTCTCGGCGCTCGGCGCGGGGCTGATGTTCCTGCCGATGACGGGGCTGCTCGCCGGGGTGAACGTCCTGTCGGCGAGGGTGGCCGGGCGGTACGGGGCGCGGCTGCCGATCGTCGTGGGCCAGACGGTCGCGGTGGCCGGGCTCCTCGGCCTGCTCACCGTGGACGCGGACTCCTCGCGGGTGGCCCAGGCCCTGCTCCTCGTGCCGCTCGCGCTGGGCGCCGGGTTCTCCCTGCCGCCGCTGATCGCGGCGATGATGGAGGCGGTCCCGGCGGAGCGGGCGGGCACGGCGGCGGGCCTCCTGAACGCGATCCGGCAGACGGCGGGCGCGCTCGCCATCGCGGTCTTCGGCTCGCTCGCGGCCCAGGACATGGCGAGCGCCCTGCGCACGAGCCTCCTGATCAGCGCCGGGCTGCTGGCCGTGACGACCCTGGTCTCGCTGCGGCTGCCGCGCCGCCGGACCCGCTAG
- a CDS encoding pyridoxal-phosphate-dependent aminotransferase family protein produces the protein MTHPLLDLAPLTAAHFASIERRVAALLSTEQDVVITQGEALLPLEGCIRSGARAGSTALNVVTGPYGQTFGNWLRDCGATVVDLEVPFHTAVSAEQVERALAEHPEIDFVSLVHAEAATGNTNPVAEIGEVVRAHGALFYLDAVASIGAEPVLPDAWGVDMCIIGAQKAMGGPAGVSAVSVSARAWERFAANPAAPRRSYLSLLDWKERWIDGGRKALLHAPAQLEMLALEACVERIEAEGLDALMARHASAAAATRAGALALGGGLEPYVYEAKDAAPVATTLRVPAGLDASELVAKALAADPSLPLIAGGGALAKEMIRVNHYGVDATPGAVQSSLAALGAALGESGRAVDLEGARRAVTEAW, from the coding sequence GTGACACATCCGCTGCTGGACCTGGCCCCGCTGACCGCCGCGCACTTCGCGTCGATCGAGCGCCGGGTCGCCGCCCTGCTCTCCACGGAGCAGGACGTGGTGATCACCCAGGGCGAGGCGCTGCTGCCCCTGGAGGGGTGCATCCGCAGCGGCGCGCGGGCCGGTTCGACCGCGCTGAACGTCGTCACCGGTCCGTACGGGCAGACCTTCGGGAACTGGCTGCGGGACTGCGGGGCGACCGTGGTCGACCTGGAGGTGCCCTTCCACACGGCGGTGTCGGCCGAGCAGGTGGAGCGGGCGCTCGCCGAGCACCCGGAGATCGACTTCGTGTCGCTCGTGCACGCGGAGGCGGCGACCGGCAACACCAACCCGGTGGCGGAGATCGGCGAGGTCGTGCGGGCGCACGGCGCGCTGTTCTACCTGGACGCGGTGGCGTCGATCGGCGCCGAGCCGGTGCTGCCGGACGCCTGGGGCGTGGACATGTGCATCATCGGCGCGCAGAAGGCCATGGGCGGCCCCGCGGGCGTGTCGGCGGTGTCGGTGAGCGCGCGGGCCTGGGAGCGGTTCGCCGCCAACCCGGCCGCGCCGCGCCGCTCGTACCTCTCCCTCCTCGACTGGAAGGAGCGCTGGATCGACGGCGGCCGGAAGGCTCTGCTGCACGCTCCGGCGCAGCTGGAGATGCTGGCCCTCGAAGCCTGTGTGGAGCGGATCGAGGCCGAGGGCCTGGACGCGCTGATGGCCCGGCACGCCTCGGCGGCGGCCGCGACCCGCGCGGGCGCGCTGGCCCTGGGCGGCGGTCTGGAGCCGTACGTGTACGAGGCGAAGGACGCGGCGCCGGTGGCGACGACGCTCCGCGTGCCGGCGGGTCTCGACGCCTCGGAGCTGGTGGCGAAGGCCCTCGCGGCCGATCCGTCGCTGCCGCTGATCGCGGGCGGCGGGGCGCTTGCCAAGGAGATGATCCGGGTCAACCACTACGGGGTGGACGCGACGCCGGGTGCCGTGCAGTCCTCGCTCGCGGCCCTGGGCGCGGCGCTCGGCGAGTCGGGCCGTGCGGTGGACCTGGAGGGCGCGCGCCGGGCGGTCACGGAGGCCTGGTAG
- a CDS encoding zinc-dependent alcohol dehydrogenase family protein codes for MTTTGMTTKAVLFHELGGPEVLKVEEVPLSAPGPGEVLVRVEAIGLNRAEALFRAGTYYYPATLPGSRLGYEAAGVVEAVGAGVTAYAPGDPVMAAANFEFGTYGVHAERVVLPEEYVVARPEGVDAVTAAAVWLGYFTAYGGMALTGGLRPGDHVVITGASSGVGTAAVQTALRVGAVPIATTRGEGKRKRLLELGAAHVVTTDTEDLVEEVRRITGGAGADLAFDAIGGPGFARLGDALRTGGTAVLYGWLDPRPVELSRNWPLTTHTYANGALARTAEGRRLAAGFIGSGLRDGSLAPVIAETFDGLERIADAHRLMESNTHFGKIVVRL; via the coding sequence ATGACGACAACAGGCATGACGACGAAGGCAGTTCTGTTCCACGAGCTCGGCGGTCCCGAGGTCCTGAAGGTCGAGGAGGTGCCGCTGTCGGCGCCCGGTCCCGGGGAGGTGCTCGTCCGCGTCGAGGCGATCGGACTCAACCGCGCCGAGGCCCTGTTCCGCGCCGGCACCTACTACTACCCGGCGACACTGCCGGGTTCACGGCTCGGTTACGAGGCGGCGGGCGTGGTCGAGGCGGTCGGCGCGGGGGTCACGGCGTACGCCCCGGGCGATCCGGTGATGGCGGCGGCCAACTTCGAGTTCGGGACGTACGGCGTGCACGCGGAGCGGGTGGTGCTCCCCGAGGAGTACGTGGTGGCCCGGCCCGAGGGCGTGGACGCGGTGACCGCGGCTGCGGTCTGGCTGGGCTACTTCACCGCGTACGGAGGCATGGCGCTGACCGGCGGGCTGCGCCCCGGCGACCACGTGGTGATCACGGGCGCGTCGAGCGGGGTGGGGACGGCCGCGGTCCAGACGGCGCTGCGGGTCGGGGCCGTACCGATCGCCACCACCCGCGGCGAGGGGAAGCGGAAGCGGCTCCTCGAACTGGGGGCGGCGCACGTGGTGACCACCGACACCGAGGACCTGGTCGAGGAGGTGCGGCGGATCACCGGCGGGGCGGGCGCGGACCTGGCCTTCGACGCGATCGGCGGGCCCGGTTTCGCCCGGCTCGGGGACGCGCTGCGGACCGGTGGCACCGCCGTGCTCTACGGCTGGCTGGACCCGCGGCCGGTCGAGCTGTCGCGGAACTGGCCGCTGACCACGCACACGTACGCGAACGGGGCACTGGCCAGGACGGCGGAGGGGCGCCGGCTCGCGGCCGGGTTCATCGGCTCGGGGCTGCGGGACGGCTCCCTGGCGCCGGTGATCGCCGAGACCTTCGACGGTCTGGAGCGGATCGCCGACGCCCACCGCCTCATGGAGTCGAACACGCACTTCGGGAAGATCGTGGTCAGGCTCTGA
- a CDS encoding DPP IV N-terminal domain-containing protein, with product MHDRALLRRAAVAAAALAVTAPLTLCAAGAAGAAGTAVTAVTAVTSGTSGVSGTSGASGAVDAEVAAVSAWSTIGRTIVFARYDAAEPIEDLYGISPLGGTPVRLTHTPDVSDVMPSWSPDGTRVAFLRYSLDGTIDGIWTMNASGGDLKLVPGTKDASDPAWSPDGTRIAYSRPVDSQREIYVADVDGTPATRLTTTPEDEFHPTWSPDGKNLAFSRADTTSGNSRLLRIELSTLTQTPITLAFSQDWTPDWSRGNRIVFSRLDSTGFTHLYDIRPDGSGVRQITSGQANDKFPSWSPDGRRLVFTRGGTDDADPEHLFLVRADGTGLKQLTKTASHDLEADWRP from the coding sequence GTGCACGACAGAGCGCTGCTGCGCCGGGCGGCGGTGGCCGCCGCGGCGCTCGCCGTCACCGCGCCGCTGACCCTCTGCGCCGCGGGAGCGGCGGGAGCCGCGGGGACGGCGGTGACGGCGGTGACGGCGGTGACGTCCGGGACGTCGGGGGTGTCCGGGACATCGGGGGCGTCCGGGGCCGTCGACGCGGAGGTCGCGGCCGTCTCGGCGTGGTCGACCATAGGCCGCACGATCGTCTTCGCCCGCTACGACGCGGCGGAGCCCATCGAGGACCTGTACGGGATCTCCCCGCTCGGCGGCACGCCCGTCCGGCTCACCCACACCCCCGACGTCAGCGACGTGATGCCCAGCTGGTCCCCGGACGGCACGCGGGTGGCGTTCCTGCGCTACAGCCTCGACGGCACGATCGACGGCATCTGGACGATGAACGCCTCAGGTGGCGACCTGAAGCTCGTGCCCGGCACCAAGGACGCCTCCGACCCCGCCTGGTCCCCGGACGGCACGCGGATCGCCTACTCCCGGCCGGTCGACTCCCAGCGCGAGATCTACGTGGCCGACGTCGACGGCACCCCCGCCACCCGGCTCACCACCACCCCGGAGGACGAGTTCCACCCCACGTGGTCCCCGGACGGCAAGAACCTGGCGTTCAGCCGCGCGGACACCACCTCCGGGAACAGCAGGCTGCTGCGGATCGAGCTGTCCACCCTGACCCAGACGCCGATCACCCTCGCCTTCTCCCAGGACTGGACGCCCGACTGGTCGCGCGGCAACCGGATCGTCTTCAGCCGGCTCGACTCCACCGGCTTCACCCACCTCTACGACATCCGCCCCGACGGCTCGGGGGTGCGCCAGATCACCTCGGGCCAGGCCAACGACAAGTTCCCCTCCTGGTCGCCGGACGGCAGGCGCCTGGTCTTCACCCGGGGCGGCACCGACGACGCCGACCCCGAGCACCTCTTCCTGGTACGGGCCGACGGCACCGGCCTGAAGCAGCTCACCAAGACCGCCTCGCACGACCTGGAGGCCGACTGGCGCCCGTGA
- a CDS encoding AraC family transcriptional regulator, with amino-acid sequence MDVLSDAIAAMRTGRPHSSRTVRFAPWGFRFPPSKGAGFHVVLQGTAWLLPPDGGAPVRLGPGDVVLLAHGTGHGLADRPDTPLVDALPAPDGSWPTRPDRGPVGAEETLLLCGAYQLSRARAHPLLTDLPPYVHLPARVGSHPRLRAAVDLLGAELAEPQPGSDAIVPALLDTLLLYLLRTWWLAERGDRSTGWSAALSDPAVAGALRALHGDPARAWTVEELGALGGLSRAAFARRFTALVGRPPLAYLTWWRMTTAGRLLRSDDLPLRAVAERSGYSSEFAFAKAFKREYGVAPGQYRKGA; translated from the coding sequence ATGGACGTACTGAGCGATGCCATCGCCGCCATGCGCACCGGGCGCCCCCACTCCTCCCGCACCGTCCGCTTCGCCCCCTGGGGCTTCCGCTTCCCGCCGAGCAAGGGCGCCGGATTCCACGTCGTCCTCCAGGGCACCGCCTGGCTGCTGCCCCCGGACGGCGGCGCCCCCGTCCGGCTCGGCCCCGGCGACGTCGTCCTCCTCGCCCACGGCACCGGCCACGGCCTCGCCGACCGGCCCGACACCCCGCTCGTCGACGCCCTGCCCGCCCCCGACGGCTCCTGGCCCACCCGGCCCGACCGTGGACCCGTCGGCGCCGAGGAGACCCTGCTGCTGTGCGGCGCCTACCAGCTCAGCCGGGCCCGCGCCCACCCCCTGCTCACCGACCTGCCCCCGTACGTGCACCTCCCGGCACGCGTCGGCTCCCACCCCCGGCTGCGCGCCGCCGTCGACCTGCTCGGCGCCGAACTCGCCGAGCCCCAGCCGGGCTCCGACGCGATCGTCCCCGCCCTCCTCGACACCCTGCTCCTGTACCTGCTGCGCACCTGGTGGCTCGCCGAACGCGGCGACCGCTCCACCGGCTGGTCGGCCGCGCTCAGCGACCCGGCCGTCGCGGGCGCCCTGCGCGCCCTGCACGGCGACCCCGCCAGGGCGTGGACGGTCGAGGAGCTCGGCGCGCTCGGCGGCCTCTCCCGCGCCGCCTTCGCCCGCCGCTTCACCGCCCTCGTGGGACGGCCGCCCCTCGCGTACCTCACCTGGTGGCGCATGACCACGGCCGGCCGCCTCCTCCGCTCCGACGACCTCCCCCTCCGCGCGGTCGCCGAACGCTCCGGGTACTCCTCGGAGTTCGCCTTCGCCAAGGCCTTCAAGCGGGAGTACGGGGTGGCGCCGGGCCAGTACCGGAAGGGCGCTTAG